Proteins encoded in a region of the Oikeobacillus pervagus genome:
- the cmk gene encoding (d)CMP kinase, translating to MNKPINIAIDGPAAAGKSTVAKLIAEKMHYTYIDTGAMYRALTYKALKQNVNVEMEQELVDLLKQTKIDLQPGEKGQLVFLDNEDVTNFIRTSKVTNTVSIVAKHPNVRFEMVKRQKEFAKKGGVVMDGRDIGTHVLPNAEAKIFLSASVEERAKRRYTENISKGFKEDLEKLKEEIARRDQLDSEREASPLKKAEDAVVVDTTSLSIEDVVEKIMSVVSERVR from the coding sequence ATGAACAAACCAATCAATATTGCAATTGATGGACCGGCTGCAGCTGGTAAAAGCACTGTGGCGAAATTAATAGCGGAAAAAATGCACTATACTTATATCGATACAGGTGCCATGTACCGTGCCCTTACATATAAAGCACTAAAGCAAAATGTAAATGTAGAAATGGAACAAGAACTTGTAGATTTATTAAAGCAGACCAAGATTGATTTACAACCTGGTGAGAAGGGACAGCTTGTTTTTTTGGACAATGAGGATGTCACAAATTTTATACGAACATCAAAAGTAACAAACACAGTTTCGATTGTAGCTAAACACCCCAATGTCCGTTTTGAAATGGTTAAAAGACAGAAGGAGTTTGCGAAAAAAGGCGGAGTTGTCATGGACGGAAGAGACATCGGCACACATGTCCTTCCAAATGCAGAAGCCAAAATATTTTTGTCGGCAAGTGTTGAAGAACGAGCGAAAAGAAGATATACAGAAAATATTTCGAAAGGATTTAAGGAAGATTTAGAGAAGTTAAAAGAGGAAATAGCACGGCGTGATCAACTTGACTCCGAAAGAGAGGCATCCCCATTAAAAAAAGCAGAGGATGCAGTGGTTGTCGATACAACTTCACTCAGTATAGAGGATGTAGTAGAAAAAATTATGTCCGTTGTATCAGAAAGGGTTCGATAA
- a CDS encoding NAD(P)H-dependent glycerol-3-phosphate dehydrogenase: MKKKETVAVVGAGSWGTALAIVLADNDHRVRLWGHKEELMKEINEKHTNEKYLPNISLPTNIEGIPSLEKALNGVDIIVMAVPTKAIREVLRKIVAFQKTPLTIVHVSKGIEPDTLLRISEMIEEEMPANILRDIVVLSGPSHAEEVSLRHPTTVTVSSKNMEAAGSIQDLFMNQHFRVYTNPDVIGVEIGGALKNIIALAAGISDGLGYGDNAKAALITRGLAEIARLGTKMGANPLTFSGLTGIGDLIVTCTSVHSRNWRAGNMLGKGQNLEEVLHNMGMVVEGVRTTKAAYQLSEKYKVKMPIAKVLYHVLFHNESPKEAVDELMARMKTHEMEDLVNVLEDRVNE; this comes from the coding sequence ATGAAAAAGAAAGAAACGGTTGCCGTTGTGGGGGCGGGAAGTTGGGGAACTGCCCTTGCGATCGTTTTGGCAGATAATGATCATCGCGTTCGCCTTTGGGGACATAAAGAAGAATTAATGAAAGAGATTAACGAAAAACATACGAATGAGAAATACTTACCTAATATATCATTGCCAACAAATATTGAAGGAATTCCTTCCTTAGAAAAGGCTTTAAATGGAGTAGACATCATTGTTATGGCTGTTCCGACAAAAGCCATAAGAGAAGTATTGCGGAAAATTGTAGCTTTTCAAAAGACACCCCTTACGATTGTGCATGTGAGTAAAGGGATTGAGCCTGATACATTACTTCGAATTTCGGAAATGATTGAGGAAGAAATGCCTGCAAATATTTTGCGAGATATCGTTGTTTTATCCGGACCAAGCCATGCCGAGGAAGTTAGTTTGCGTCATCCAACAACTGTGACCGTTTCCTCGAAAAACATGGAAGCAGCAGGGTCCATACAAGATTTATTTATGAATCAACATTTTCGTGTCTACACGAACCCAGATGTGATTGGGGTAGAAATTGGTGGGGCATTGAAAAATATTATTGCATTAGCCGCGGGCATTTCAGATGGATTAGGATATGGGGATAACGCGAAAGCGGCATTGATTACACGTGGACTTGCTGAAATTGCAAGATTAGGTACAAAAATGGGGGCAAATCCACTTACATTCTCTGGATTAACAGGGATTGGAGATTTAATCGTTACTTGTACAAGCGTTCATTCCCGTAATTGGCGGGCAGGAAATATGTTAGGAAAAGGGCAGAATTTAGAGGAAGTCCTTCATAATATGGGCATGGTTGTCGAAGGGGTAAGAACAACAAAGGCGGCCTATCAGCTTTCTGAAAAATATAAGGTGAAAATGCCAATTGCGAAAGTGTTGTATCATGTACTATTTCACAATGAATCACCTAAAGAAGCTGTTGATGAGCTTATGGCAAGAATGAAAACCCATGAGATGGAAGATTTAGTGAATGTACTGGAAGACCGCGTGAATGAATAA
- a CDS encoding YphA family membrane protein — translation MDGIFLIICWGNWIITTFILDKKHPRRFHISLLSLLLIIFAHDQMLIGAYSISVTYLILVFQSFYFVINLSLKEKGYLFITSLMVTMLYTGIYLLELYERAVFKTDGRWYIFVAIMVVIQLVYPVKSHLGKKFLALSVGLLQGDWLIAVILHSVSFPYKIGGLPFLDFYIFHLGAILIMHWLGNLIRSLDIKSFAAKEKQKSYE, via the coding sequence GTGGATGGAATTTTTTTGATTATATGTTGGGGAAATTGGATTATTACTACTTTTATACTAGATAAAAAACATCCTCGACGTTTCCATATAAGTCTCTTGTCATTGTTGCTCATTATTTTTGCTCATGACCAAATGTTGATTGGAGCATATTCAATTTCTGTTACCTACCTCATACTTGTCTTTCAATCTTTTTATTTCGTGATCAACCTATCCTTGAAAGAGAAGGGGTATTTATTCATCACATCTTTAATGGTGACGATGCTCTATACAGGAATTTATTTGTTAGAGCTCTATGAAAGAGCAGTGTTCAAAACCGATGGTAGATGGTATATATTTGTCGCCATTATGGTTGTGATTCAATTAGTATATCCGGTTAAAAGTCATTTAGGAAAGAAATTTCTTGCCCTTTCCGTAGGATTATTACAAGGAGATTGGTTAATCGCTGTGATTTTGCACTCAGTTTCCTTCCCCTATAAAATAGGGGGCCTTCCATTCCTCGATTTTTACATATTTCATCTTGGAGCGATCTTAATCATGCACTGGTTAGGAAACTTAATTCGTTCTTTAGATATAAAATCTTTTGCGGCAAAGGAGAAACAAAAGAGCTATGAATGA
- a CDS encoding flagellar brake protein, with protein sequence MLKIGMTLTLEPVEMTDSKEQFKCKVVEMEESKLFITYPINVVTNKTSFLLDGMQLKASFIGGRSAVFMFETEVIDRVKKKIPMLVLQDPGPSLYIRIQRRRFVRVMTGMDISATFASIPTFTTCTEDVSAGGMAILIPEHIHLEQGMDGEFLMVVPMQSGEYHYIKVRGKVIRIWEDLKRNIASIEFIELSSTIQQTLLRFCFQRQLALRKKGLTE encoded by the coding sequence ATGCTGAAAATTGGAATGACGTTAACTTTAGAGCCGGTTGAAATGACAGATAGTAAAGAACAATTCAAGTGCAAAGTGGTTGAAATGGAAGAATCGAAACTTTTTATTACTTACCCCATTAATGTCGTTACGAATAAAACGAGTTTTTTATTGGATGGGATGCAATTAAAAGCTAGTTTTATTGGAGGGCGTTCTGCTGTTTTCATGTTTGAAACAGAAGTGATTGATCGCGTTAAGAAAAAGATTCCAATGCTTGTTCTCCAGGATCCAGGCCCAAGTCTATACATACGGATTCAGAGGCGCCGATTTGTACGAGTGATGACAGGAATGGATATTTCCGCTACATTCGCGTCTATCCCAACCTTTACGACATGCACGGAAGATGTTAGTGCCGGTGGGATGGCGATCTTAATTCCAGAGCATATTCACTTAGAACAGGGGATGGATGGAGAATTTTTAATGGTGGTGCCCATGCAATCTGGGGAATATCATTACATCAAGGTGCGCGGGAAAGTCATTCGAATATGGGAGGATTTGAAACGGAACATTGCCTCAATCGAATTTATAGAATTATCTAGTACCATTCAACAAACCCTATTAAGATTTTGCTTTCAACGACAACTGGCTTTAAGAAAAAAAGGGTTAACCGAATGA
- a CDS encoding capping complex subunit for YIEGIA: protein MTIEKFILAAITTNPSKVPSGTAVFHCHDKEELEVVASNLEAILDGIAHQLTEEIFIIVRH, encoded by the coding sequence ATGACCATCGAAAAATTTATTCTTGCTGCTATTACAACGAATCCTAGTAAAGTGCCAAGTGGTACGGCTGTCTTCCATTGTCATGATAAAGAGGAATTAGAAGTGGTCGCTTCCAATTTAGAGGCTATTTTGGACGGGATCGCTCATCAATTAACAGAAGAGATTTTTATTATCGTTAGACATTAA
- a CDS encoding DUF5359 family protein — protein MKTIERWLIKLTIIQVILLLVTQFFLHNWDPFHDLQKVALYEGVHHEIKTPIFEVMKQK, from the coding sequence TTGAAAACGATCGAAAGATGGTTAATCAAGCTAACGATTATACAAGTGATTCTACTTTTGGTGACCCAGTTTTTCTTACATAATTGGGATCCTTTTCATGATCTTCAAAAGGTTGCATTATATGAAGGAGTTCATCATGAAATCAAAACCCCCATATTTGAAGTGATGAAGCAAAAATAG
- a CDS encoding YIEGIA family protein: MNEYVFPIIFGVIIGTATRFFLLRTDYRQYPTYLHGKIIHLALGFIAAGLGTIAVPALMEANYTAITFLTVAASQFREVRNMERNTLTMLDDFELVPRGTTYIEGIAIAFESRNYLVIFTSMITTLVYILLNVYIAIIVAVICILISKVLSAGGKLKEIVDIEHVEPHFKEAGLYVDNIYIMNIGLTARRKELLRYGMGFVLKPKSFDARSTIANLGQRQAILHDLSTALGVYRDSGTPALSPLAKRDLEDGRVAVFVLPQEKDLKKAITILGEVPTLENAIRMPTESKANEKGRKIE, encoded by the coding sequence ATGAATGAATATGTTTTCCCTATCATTTTTGGAGTCATCATTGGGACGGCCACAAGGTTCTTTTTGTTAAGAACAGATTATCGACAATACCCAACCTACTTACACGGCAAAATCATTCATTTGGCACTTGGCTTTATCGCTGCAGGGTTAGGTACGATTGCTGTCCCTGCCTTAATGGAGGCGAATTATACGGCGATCACTTTTTTAACTGTTGCTGCTTCTCAATTTCGGGAAGTAAGAAATATGGAGAGAAATACGTTAACCATGCTGGATGATTTTGAACTAGTTCCAAGAGGTACAACGTATATTGAAGGGATTGCGATTGCGTTTGAAAGCCGAAATTATTTAGTCATTTTCACTTCCATGATTACAACATTAGTTTATATTCTTTTAAATGTGTATATCGCCATTATTGTAGCTGTGATTTGTATTTTAATATCGAAAGTGTTAAGTGCAGGGGGAAAGTTGAAGGAAATTGTAGATATTGAACATGTCGAACCGCATTTTAAAGAAGCAGGTCTCTATGTAGATAATATCTATATTATGAATATAGGTTTAACTGCTCGTCGTAAGGAGTTGCTTCGTTACGGGATGGGGTTTGTTTTAAAGCCAAAGAGTTTTGATGCTCGATCAACGATAGCAAATTTAGGACAGCGTCAAGCGATTTTACATGATCTATCTACTGCACTTGGTGTCTACCGGGATTCAGGTACACCTGCATTAAGTCCGTTGGCGAAAAGAGATTTAGAAGATGGAAGAGTGGCGGTTTTTGTACTCCCTCAAGAAAAGGATCTGAAAAAGGCGATCACCATTCTAGGTGAAGTCCCGACTTTGGAAAATGCCATTAGAATGCCAACAGAATCAAAAGCTAATGAAAAGGGGCGGAAGATTGAATGA
- a CDS encoding YpzI family protein — MGRDRQERKLKKSGRVQSDRDQALHHDGATKLEGPNEARRRQKK; from the coding sequence ATGGGCAGAGATCGTCAGGAACGGAAATTGAAGAAAAGTGGAAGGGTTCAATCCGATCGTGATCAAGCATTACACCACGATGGAGCAACAAAGTTAGAGGGACCAAATGAAGCAAGAAGACGACAGAAGAAGTGA
- the ypeB gene encoding germination protein YpeB, whose translation MIRSILIGVLTVGIIGTGIWGYQEHKEKNAILINSENNYQRAFHDLTYQMDLLHDKIGTTLAMNSRKSLSPALAEVWRITSEAHNGVGQLPLTLLPFNKTEEFLSKIGDFSYKTAVRDLDKEPLTDKEYNRLKKLYQQSADIQSELRNVQHMVLKNNLRWMDVEMALASGKEMSDNTIIDGFKTVEKKVEGYDEANVQGPTNLSVEKRKQSFEHLKGKNISKKEAIHIAKKYATLKNIKNVKVTTNGKGADFDFYSVSLSDGPGIEANMDITKKGGYPIWYILQRDVKKQNISLNDAYLKAAQFLKDNKFKDLELLDSSQYDHVGVFTFVLNKQNVRIYPDSIKMKVALDNGQIIGFSASDYLKNNHERKIPKPSIMAEEARKTINPKVKIQEERLAIIENDILDEVLCYDFLGTLGEDTYQIFVNAQTGEEEKVMKLGNAEQKFGETL comes from the coding sequence ATGATACGATCTATTTTGATAGGAGTACTGACTGTTGGAATTATTGGGACAGGGATTTGGGGTTATCAGGAGCATAAGGAAAAAAACGCAATCTTAATCAATTCAGAAAATAACTACCAAAGAGCATTCCATGACCTCACATACCAAATGGATTTATTGCACGACAAAATTGGAACAACCCTTGCGATGAACTCAAGAAAATCATTATCCCCGGCTTTAGCAGAAGTATGGCGCATTACTTCGGAGGCCCATAATGGTGTCGGTCAATTACCATTGACTTTGCTTCCTTTTAATAAAACGGAGGAGTTTCTTTCAAAAATCGGGGATTTCAGTTATAAAACGGCTGTAAGAGATCTGGACAAAGAACCGCTAACAGATAAGGAATATAATCGCTTAAAAAAACTATATCAACAATCTGCTGATATCCAAAGTGAGCTGCGTAATGTGCAACATATGGTATTAAAAAATAATCTCCGCTGGATGGATGTCGAAATGGCATTAGCATCAGGAAAAGAAATGTCAGATAATACGATTATTGATGGATTTAAAACAGTTGAGAAAAAAGTTGAGGGGTATGATGAAGCCAATGTTCAAGGGCCAACGAATCTATCTGTAGAGAAGCGGAAACAAAGCTTTGAACATTTAAAAGGAAAAAATATTTCTAAAAAAGAAGCGATTCATATCGCCAAAAAATATGCAACCCTCAAAAATATTAAAAACGTAAAAGTAACGACGAATGGAAAAGGGGCTGATTTTGATTTCTATAGTGTCTCACTTTCGGATGGCCCAGGAATTGAAGCCAATATGGATATTACCAAAAAGGGCGGTTATCCTATTTGGTATATATTACAACGTGATGTGAAGAAACAAAATATTAGTTTAAATGATGCGTATTTAAAAGCTGCTCAATTTTTAAAAGACAATAAGTTTAAAGACTTGGAGTTACTGGATAGCTCGCAATATGATCATGTAGGGGTCTTTACATTTGTATTGAACAAACAAAATGTAAGAATTTATCCGGATTCAATTAAAATGAAAGTGGCTTTAGATAACGGACAAATTATCGGTTTTTCGGCATCAGATTATTTGAAAAACAATCATGAGCGAAAAATACCGAAGCCTAGTATAATGGCTGAGGAAGCAAGAAAAACGATTAATCCAAAAGTGAAAATTCAAGAAGAACGACTAGCGATTATTGAAAATGATATTTTGGATGAAGTTTTATGCTATGACTTTTTAGGAACTTTAGGCGAGGATACGTATCAAATCTTCGTCAATGCACAAACAGGAGAAGAGGAAAAAGTAATGAAACTAGGGAATGCTGAGCAAAAATTTGGTGAAACATTATAA
- the der gene encoding ribosome biogenesis GTPase Der: MVKPVVAIVGRPNVGKSTIFNRIVGERISIVEDVSGVTRDRIYSSAEWLTHEFNIIDTGGIDIGDEPFLDQIRQQAEIAIDEADVIILLTSGREGVTSADEEVAKILYRSKKPVVLAVNKVDNPEMRDQIYDFYALGFGEPFPVSGAHGIGLGDLLDEVAKHFPETEEEEYDDQVIKFCLIGRPNVGKSSLVNAILGEERVIVSDIAGTTRDAVDSLYTYDGQEYVIIDTAGMRKKGKVYESTEKYSVLRALRAMERSDVVLVVLNADEGIREQDKKIAGYAHEAGRAIVIVVNKWDTIEKDERTMRDFEQKIRNNFLFLDYAPIVFLSAKTKKRLHTLLPVINMVSENHAQRIQSSVLNEVIMDAVAMNPTPTDKGKRLKIFYATQVAVKPPTFILFVNEPELLHFSYERFLQNRIRETFGFEGTPIRIIARARK; the protein is encoded by the coding sequence ATGGTTAAACCAGTTGTTGCTATTGTTGGCAGACCAAATGTTGGGAAGTCGACTATTTTTAATCGGATTGTAGGAGAGAGAATTTCGATTGTGGAGGATGTTTCGGGGGTGACCCGAGATCGAATCTATAGTTCAGCTGAATGGTTGACTCACGAATTTAATATCATTGATACTGGTGGAATCGACATTGGGGATGAACCTTTTTTAGATCAAATTCGTCAACAAGCTGAAATCGCCATTGATGAGGCGGATGTGATCATTCTTTTAACAAGTGGACGCGAAGGTGTCACCTCTGCCGATGAAGAAGTGGCCAAAATTTTATATCGGTCAAAAAAGCCAGTGGTTCTTGCTGTCAACAAAGTAGATAACCCTGAAATGAGGGATCAAATTTACGATTTTTATGCATTAGGTTTTGGAGAGCCATTCCCTGTATCAGGTGCACATGGCATTGGGTTGGGAGATTTACTTGATGAAGTGGCTAAGCATTTCCCTGAAACAGAGGAAGAGGAATATGATGATCAAGTCATTAAGTTTTGTTTAATCGGACGCCCAAATGTCGGAAAATCTTCTTTAGTAAATGCCATTTTGGGAGAAGAGCGTGTTATTGTGAGTGATATTGCGGGAACGACGAGGGACGCAGTTGATTCATTGTACACATATGATGGACAGGAATACGTTATTATTGATACGGCAGGTATGAGAAAAAAAGGGAAAGTGTATGAATCTACCGAAAAGTATAGTGTATTACGTGCTTTACGTGCAATGGAAAGATCCGATGTTGTGTTAGTTGTATTAAATGCGGATGAAGGAATTCGTGAACAGGATAAAAAAATTGCTGGGTATGCACATGAAGCAGGGCGCGCCATCGTGATTGTTGTGAATAAATGGGATACAATAGAAAAAGATGAGAGAACTATGCGGGATTTTGAGCAAAAAATTAGAAACAACTTTTTGTTTCTTGATTACGCACCGATTGTCTTTTTATCTGCAAAAACGAAAAAAAGACTTCACACTCTTTTACCAGTCATTAATATGGTAAGTGAAAATCATGCCCAACGAATTCAATCAAGTGTACTCAATGAAGTAATTATGGATGCGGTCGCTATGAACCCGACCCCGACAGATAAAGGAAAGAGATTAAAGATTTTTTATGCTACACAAGTAGCCGTAAAACCGCCGACATTTATTTTATTTGTCAATGAACCGGAATTATTGCATTTCTCTTATGAGCGCTTTTTGCAAAATCGAATTAGAGAAACATTTGGATTTGAAGGAACACCTATTCGAATCATTGCCCGTGCTAGAAAATAA
- the rpsA gene encoding 30S ribosomal protein S1, which yields MVEDMNQVEVNVYGVGDRVKATVTKVEEKQVQVEIEGSKKDGIIPISELSSLHIESASDAVKEGEQLQLIITKEEDDLFVLSKRKVDAEKAWEDMKERFEQGEVFEAEVKEVVKGGLVVDLGIRGFVPASLVEDYYVESFDDYKGKTLTFKIVELDQNKNRLILSHRAVLEAEKEAAKKNVLQSIQEGDIIEGKIQRLTDFGAFVDIGGVDGLVHISQLSYEHVEKPSDVVSEGQDVKVKVLAVDRDNERISLSIKDTLPGPWTNISEKAAAGSVLDGVVKRLVSYGAFVEVFPGVEGLVHISQISHKHIGTPQEVLKEGQEVQVKVLDVNESEKRLSLSIKALQEPTFEKEESFDFPEESKGFQLGEMIGDQLKDLK from the coding sequence ATGGTAGAGGACATGAATCAAGTAGAAGTAAATGTATATGGTGTGGGCGATCGGGTAAAAGCAACCGTGACAAAAGTAGAAGAAAAACAAGTTCAAGTAGAAATTGAAGGCAGCAAAAAAGACGGAATTATTCCGATTAGTGAATTATCAAGCTTGCATATTGAATCTGCGTCTGATGCAGTTAAAGAAGGGGAACAACTACAATTAATCATCACAAAAGAGGAAGATGATTTATTTGTTCTTTCCAAACGAAAAGTAGATGCTGAAAAAGCATGGGAAGATATGAAAGAGCGTTTTGAGCAAGGGGAAGTATTTGAAGCCGAAGTGAAAGAAGTTGTGAAGGGCGGACTTGTCGTCGATCTTGGGATCCGCGGGTTTGTACCAGCTTCATTAGTAGAAGATTATTATGTCGAAAGCTTTGATGATTATAAAGGCAAAACATTAACGTTCAAAATTGTTGAATTAGACCAGAATAAAAACCGCCTCATTTTATCTCATCGGGCTGTTTTAGAAGCGGAAAAAGAAGCAGCGAAGAAGAATGTTCTACAATCGATTCAAGAAGGCGATATCATTGAAGGAAAAATCCAACGTTTAACTGATTTTGGTGCTTTTGTTGACATCGGTGGTGTAGATGGACTTGTTCATATTTCTCAATTATCCTATGAACATGTTGAGAAACCGTCTGATGTTGTTTCAGAAGGCCAAGATGTGAAGGTGAAAGTTCTGGCTGTAGATCGTGATAATGAAAGAATTTCTTTATCCATTAAAGACACTCTACCTGGTCCTTGGACAAATATTTCAGAAAAAGCAGCGGCTGGCTCTGTATTAGATGGGGTTGTCAAACGACTCGTGTCTTATGGAGCATTTGTAGAGGTGTTCCCAGGAGTTGAAGGCCTTGTTCATATTTCACAAATCTCTCATAAACACATCGGTACACCTCAAGAAGTACTGAAAGAAGGGCAAGAAGTACAAGTGAAAGTACTGGATGTAAATGAAAGTGAAAAAAGACTTTCACTTAGTATTAAAGCTTTACAAGAACCTACTTTTGAAAAAGAAGAATCATTCGATTTTCCAGAGGAATCCAAAGGGTTTCAACTAGGTGAAATGATCGGTGATCAACTTAAAGATTTAAAATAA
- the sleB gene encoding spore cortex-lytic enzyme produces MLFIALFSIGHEDHHARAFSNQVIQKGASGDDVVELQSRLQYIGYYKGKIDGVFGWGTYWALRNFQDAFGLPVDGLAGQATKNKLVKASKYNEQYVKKQIRGGKKFTHYGGADVNKKTRQNANQMKKANKVTAVNTPNGFSQNDIQLLANAVHGEARGEPYEGQVAVAAVILNRIQSASFPNTVSGVIFEPRAFTAVADGQIWLTPNETSKKAVIDAINGWDPTGNALYYFNPETATSEWIWTRPQIKQIGKHIFCN; encoded by the coding sequence ATGCTTTTTATTGCGCTATTCTCAATTGGGCATGAAGACCATCATGCTAGAGCTTTTTCTAATCAAGTCATTCAAAAAGGAGCTTCAGGTGACGATGTAGTTGAACTCCAATCCCGCCTACAATATATCGGTTATTATAAAGGGAAAATTGATGGTGTTTTTGGTTGGGGGACATATTGGGCATTAAGAAATTTTCAGGATGCCTTCGGGTTACCTGTTGATGGACTAGCTGGTCAGGCAACGAAAAATAAACTGGTGAAAGCGTCAAAATATAACGAGCAATATGTAAAAAAACAAATAAGAGGAGGAAAAAAGTTTACTCATTATGGGGGAGCAGATGTTAATAAAAAAACCCGACAAAATGCTAACCAAATGAAAAAGGCGAATAAGGTCACGGCTGTTAATACACCAAATGGCTTTTCGCAAAATGATATCCAACTATTGGCCAATGCTGTACATGGGGAAGCAAGAGGAGAGCCTTATGAAGGTCAAGTAGCTGTGGCAGCCGTCATTTTAAATCGCATTCAAAGTGCATCATTTCCTAATACAGTATCTGGAGTGATTTTTGAACCACGTGCTTTTACAGCAGTGGCCGATGGTCAAATTTGGTTAACTCCGAATGAAACATCAAAAAAGGCGGTTATAGATGCGATTAACGGCTGGGATCCAACAGGAAATGCCCTATACTATTTTAATCCTGAAACGGCAACAAGTGAGTGGATTTGGACAAGACCGCAAATTAAACAGATTGGAAAACATATTTTCTGTAACTAA
- a CDS encoding lysophospholipid acyltransferase family protein, with the protein MTFYSFARNVVKLALKPIYRMEVIGLEHFPKEGGVLLCSNHINNLDPPVVGITAPRPVVFMAKKELFEAPVLGKIIHHLQAFPVKRGMSDREALRKGLSVLKEGKVFGLFPEGTRSKTGELGKGLTGAGFFALRSNAKVIPCAIIGPYKPFRKIKVVYGPPVPMDELRKNKASAEEATEAIMSQIQQLLHTYR; encoded by the coding sequence GTGACATTTTACTCATTTGCAAGAAACGTTGTAAAACTAGCTTTAAAACCAATTTATCGAATGGAAGTCATTGGTTTAGAGCATTTCCCGAAAGAAGGCGGGGTATTGTTATGTTCAAATCATATTAATAATTTAGATCCACCCGTAGTCGGTATTACAGCGCCACGACCCGTCGTATTTATGGCCAAAAAGGAGCTATTTGAAGCTCCTGTACTTGGGAAGATAATTCACCATTTACAGGCTTTTCCTGTGAAAAGAGGGATGAGCGATCGGGAAGCATTGCGAAAAGGATTATCGGTATTGAAAGAGGGAAAGGTATTTGGATTATTCCCTGAGGGGACAAGATCCAAAACTGGGGAATTAGGTAAAGGATTGACAGGTGCGGGTTTTTTTGCATTACGATCAAATGCAAAGGTCATTCCATGTGCGATCATCGGACCCTATAAGCCATTTCGAAAAATAAAAGTGGTCTACGGACCGCCAGTACCTATGGATGAATTGCGAAAGAATAAAGCGTCTGCTGAGGAGGCGACAGAGGCGATTATGTCGCAAATTCAGCAATTGCTTCACACTTATCGGTAG
- the prsW gene encoding glutamic-type intramembrane protease PrsW, whose product MLAIVSAGIAPGFALLSYFYLRDKYEAEPIITVLKAFLFGVIITFPIMFIQYVFSAEELISSSLGDAFLSTSLLEEFIKWFILFYAIYTHVDFDEPYDGIVYATSISLGFATIENILYLIAHGVEFAVTRALLPVSSHALFGVIMGYYFGKAKFSMDGRTNKWLFLAFFLPYLLHGLYDYILFIEKVWVYYMIPFMLFLWWLGLKKVKKARILTDRHHYKMVIKQKSSSL is encoded by the coding sequence ATGCTTGCGATTGTTTCGGCTGGAATTGCTCCCGGCTTTGCGCTATTAAGTTATTTTTATTTAAGGGATAAATATGAGGCTGAGCCTATTATTACAGTGCTAAAAGCTTTTCTTTTCGGAGTCATCATTACGTTTCCTATTATGTTTATCCAGTATGTCTTTTCCGCTGAAGAACTGATCTCAAGCAGTTTGGGTGATGCTTTCCTATCCACAAGTTTACTAGAAGAATTTATTAAATGGTTTATATTATTTTATGCCATCTATACGCATGTGGATTTTGATGAGCCATATGATGGAATTGTTTATGCTACAAGTATATCACTTGGGTTTGCTACAATTGAAAATATTTTATATTTAATCGCCCATGGTGTAGAATTTGCCGTTACAAGGGCATTGCTTCCTGTATCAAGTCATGCATTATTCGGTGTGATTATGGGTTATTATTTTGGAAAAGCAAAATTTTCTATGGATGGAAGAACAAATAAATGGCTATTTCTAGCTTTTTTCCTTCCTTATCTTTTACATGGTCTTTATGATTATATTTTATTCATCGAAAAGGTTTGGGTTTATTATATGATTCCTTTTATGCTTTTTTTATGGTGGTTAGGCTTAAAAAAGGTAAAAAAGGCCCGTATTTTAACGGATCGACATCATTATAAAATGGTTATCAAACAAAAAAGTTCTTCTCTTTAA